The Ascaphus truei isolate aAscTru1 chromosome 3, aAscTru1.hap1, whole genome shotgun sequence genome includes a region encoding these proteins:
- the TMSB4X gene encoding thymosin beta-4 has protein sequence MSDKPNMEEVEKFDKAKLKKTETQEKNPLPSKETIEQEKQATES, from the exons ATGTCTGACAAACCAAATATGGAAGAGGTTGAGAAATTTGATAAGGCCAAGTTGAAGAAGACCGAAACCCAAGAAAAAAATCCACTTCCCTCAAAAGAAA cgaTTGAGCAAGAGAAACAAGCAACTGAATCATAA